The Intrasporangium calvum DSM 43043 sequence CGACGAGGAGGGCACCGTGCTCCACACCGAGCTCGTGCCCGACATCTCGCAGGAGCCGGACTACGACGCGGCCCTCGCCGCCCTCAGCTGACCAACGATCGAAAGAGCGGTTCGCGACAGAGTTCATGTCGCGAACTGCTCTTTCGATTGCCTTTCGATCAGGGGGTGTCGGCGTCGACCCAGTCGAGGGTGCGCTGCACGGCCTTCTTCCAGTTGCGGTAGAGGCGCGCGCGCTCGGCCGGGTCCATCGACGGCGACCAGCGCCGGTCCTCGCCCCAGTTGGCGGTCACCTCGCTGGGACCCGACCAGTACCCGACCGCCAGCCCAGCGGCATACGCCGCCCCGAGAGCCGTCGTCTCGGCCACCCTCGGGCGGACCACGTCGACGCCGAGCAGGTCGGCCTGGAACTGCATGAGGGTGTCGTTGACGACCATCCCGCCGTCGACCCGCAGCTCGGTCAGCGGGACGCCTGAGTCCGCGTTCATCGCGTCCAGCACCTCGCGGGTCTGGAACGCGGTCGCCTCCAGGGCCGCCCGCGCGAGGTGGCCCCTGTTGACGAAGCGGGTCAGCCCCACGAGCGCGCCCCGCGCGTCCGGCCGCCAGTGCGGCGCGAAGAGCCCCGAGAACGCGGGGACGAAGTAGGCGCCGCCGTTGTCGTCGACCGATGCCGCCAGCGTCTCCACCTCGGCCGCGTCGCGGATGAGGCCGAGGTTGTCACGGAGCCACTGGACGAGTGACCCGGTGACCGCGATCGAGCCCTCGAGGGCGTAGACGGGCGCAGCCGAGCCGAGCCGGTAGCAGACCGTCGTCAGCAGCCCGTTCGCCGACGGCACGATCTCCTCCCCCGTGTTGAGGAGCATGAAGTTGCCGGTGCCGTAGGTGTTCTTGGCCATTCCGGGCTCGAGGCACGCCTGGCCGAAGGTCGCCGCCTGCTGGTCGCCGAGGATCCCCGCCACCGGCACGTCGAGCAGGATGCCCGGCTGGCAGGTGCCGTACGTCTCCGACGACGAGCGGATCTCCGGGAGCATCGCGACGGGCACCCGCATCTCCGCGGCGATCGCCTCGTCCCAGGCGAGCGTCCGCAGGTCCATGAGGAGCGTGCGGCTCGCGTTGGTCACGTCGGTGACGTGGACGCCGCCGTCGGGACCGCCGGTGAGGTTCCACAGGATCCAGGTGTCCATCGTCCCCGCGAGCAGCTCGCCCCCCTCCGCGCGGTCCCGGGCGCCGTCGACGTGGTCGAGGATCCAGCGGATCTTGGGCCCGGCGAAGTACGTCGCGAGCGGCAACCCGGTCCGCTCCGCGAAGCGGTCGGGCCCGACCGCGCCGGCGAGCTCGTCACAGATCGCCTGGGTCCTCGTGTCCTGCCACACGATCGCGTTGTGGACGGGCCGCCCGGTGGCGCGGTCCCAGACGACGGTCGTCTCGCGCTGGTTGGTGATGCCGACCGCGACGATGCGCTTCGCGTCGAGGTTCGCCTTGCCGAGGGCGCCCCCGACGACGGCCCGCGTGTTCTCCCACACCTCGAGGGGGTCGTGCTCGACCCAGCCGGCCCGGGGGAAGATCTGACGGTGCTCGCGCTGGTCCATCGCGACGATGCTTCCGGCACGGTCGAACACCATGGCCCGCGTGCTCGTGGTCCCCTGGTCGATCGCGACGACGTAGTCCATGCGCCGACCGTAGCGCCCGTCCCGTCGTGGCCGGCTCGCCACACCTCAGCCGTATGCCGCTGGGCTGGCTCGCGCGGCCCGGCCGGGTCCCCGGGGCGGGCGGAGAGGGCCGACACCGGGTGGTGACGGCCCTCTGCTGCTGCAGTGCTCAGGTCGTTGCCGCTACTTGGCGGGCCGGACCTCGACCTGCATGAACCCGGTCGGGTTGATCTTCACGATCCGGATCTGCGTCCCCGTGTTGGGGTTCATCACACTGCCCCCCGGGTTGGCCGGGTCGTAGTACGTCGTGCGGTCGTCGAACACCGGGACAGCCGGAAGGCTGGACACCGGCGACAGGACACCGCCGTGGTGGATGTTCGGGATGCCGTCCGTCGGCGCGAGGGTGAACGTCGCGTCGTACGTCTGGATCCGGTTACGCCAGACGTCGTTGTCGACCCGGTAGAGCGCCTGGTAGTGGGCGTCGATCGGCAGGAGCAGACCCTGACCCGGGTGTTCCGAGACGTTGTTGTCGGGCTGCGACGTGTCCCACAGGTTGATGAGCAGGCCGTCCTGGTAGGCGAAGTGGTCGACGTAGTCCGGCATGTCCGGGTAGCCGAAGTAGTACGGGCCGGTCTTCAGCGTCGAGTCGTAGCCCCGGTAGGTGCGGTACTCGGCGACGTAGTACTGGCTGTACTCTTTCGACTCGGTGCCCGTGGTGATGCGGAAGCCGTTGAAGGTCCAGCCCGCATCCGCCTCGGCACCGTCGATCGGAGAGCCGGTGACGTTGATCTCGTCGACCATGAAGCCGGCCTCGTTGACGCCGCCGTCGCTGTTGTAGCCGAAGCCGAGCAGGACGTCGCCGGAGTAGGCCGACAGGTCGGCGGTGAGCTCGACCCACCCGTCCGAGAAGCCGTCGATGCCGCCGGCCTTCACGCTCGAGTTGGACAGGTTCGTCGGCACGGTGGCCCACGTGGTGCCCCCGTCGGTGGAGACGATGACGCTCGCGTAGTCGTAGCCCTCCTCGATGCCGTAGTTGACCATCGCGGAGAGCGAGGCGCCCGCCGGCAGCGTGAACGTCCGGTACATCTTGTTGTTGAGGTTGTTCGCCGAGCCGCTGAAGTAGAACTTCTCACCGGCATAGGGCTCGGCGATCTGCTCCGTCACCGCCTTCGTCGGCAGGACGACGAAGAGCCCCTGCGCCTGTCTGGTGTTGAACTCCATCGGGCCCATCCTGTGAGCCGACCTCGCACCTGCGCGTGCCACCTCGTAGTTGAGCCAGCCGAGCTGGAACTTCTCCCACGCGCCCATGTGACTCGACTTCGAGCCGATGTCCTCCGTGCCGTCGCCCATCCACGAGCCCGAGGACATGAGGGTCCAGAAGCCAGTGCCGTTCTCGCCGCCGGACGTGTCGTAGAGGTCTGGCAGGCCGAGGTCGTGGCCGTACTCGTGCGTGAAGACGCCGACGCCGCCGTTCTCCGGCTGGATCGTGTACTTGCCGACCCAGATGTCGCTGTCGCCGATCTGGATCCCGCCGAGCTTGTTGTTCGCCGGGCCGGTGACGCCGATGTCGCCGTAGAAGGCGTACCAGCTGTGGCTCCAGATGGCCGCGTCGCCGAGGACACCGCCGCCGGCCTCGTTGCCCTCGCCGGCGTGGACCGACTGGAAGGTGTCGATGTAGCCGTCCGGCTCGTCGAAGTTGCCGTCACCGTCGTAGTCGTAACGGTCCCAGACGTCGAACTGGCTCAGGTACTCGTTGATCTCCGCGGGGGTCTTCCCCGCGGCGACCTGCGCGTCGTACCAGCCGTTGACGGAGTCCTCGAGGAAGTACCAGACCGCGTTGCCACCGGCGGGGTTGTCGATGTCATCGTCGTAGCTTGCGGCCTCACCCGGCACCTGGATCCAGTCGGTGACGTCGCCGTGGACCGTGTAGCGGTTGGAGGACTGCTCGATGTAGAAGTTGCGCATCGAGTTGGCACCCTTGGAGTCGTCGAACAGCAGGTCCACGTAGGACTGTCGGTCGAAGTCTGTCCGCCACATCGTCGTGTTGTTGACAGCGCGGTCCGGCTCGGGGATCTGGTTGTGCTCCAGGTCGTCGAACTCGCCGAGCACGGTCCAGAGGGCGCCTTCACCCTCGCGCTGAAGCTGGACGTACTGGCCCTTGGCGGCCTCGTAGGCCTTGCCCTTGGCCTTCCCGCTGAGCCTGGCCTCCAAGGCCTTCTGCTTCAGCTCGAGCTGGTTGCTCGTGAGCGGGTCCATCCGGTTGTCGGTCCGCTGGGGTCCGGACCGGCTCTCTCCGTTGGGGCCCTGCGCCGCACCCGCGGCCGCGCCGGACGTGCCACCCGGGCCCGTGGGACCGGTGACGCCTGCGGCGTAGACGGGGGCGACGGCAGTGACGGCCAACACGACGCCGAGCGGCAGTGCCCGGCGAACGAGTCGATTCATGTGACGCCTCACTTCCGTGGGGCCGGCCCGACCGTCGGGCCACGCCCGTGGGGTCCACGCTGGCACTCGCAGGTGCCCTGCGGTAGGTATCTCGCGCGGTGTGACCTACGTCATGCCGGCTGGGCTGGGACCGACACATCGTCACGAAGCCGGCCCAGCGGCATACGGCCAGCGACAGCGGAGCGCCTTGGCTAGGGTGGGAACGTCACCGCACCCGACGTGAGGGGAAGGGCATGACGACTCCGGTGCGCCTCGACGCGGACTACCGCTCGGCGGCCTGGAGGCGGCTGGCCGGCAAGCACTTCGACGTCCTCGTCGTCGGCGGTGGGATCACCGGGGCCGGTGTCGCGCTCGACGCAGCCACGAGAGGGCTCGCCACCGCCCTCGTCGAGCAGCGCGACTTCGCGTCGGGCACGTCGTCCCGCTCCTCCAAGCTCTTCCACGGGGGACTGCGCTATCTCGAACAGATGAACTTCGACCTCGTCCGCGAGGCCCTGAGGGAGCGCGACCTCACCCTCAAGACGATCGCACCGCACCTCGTCCGCCCGGTGTCGTTCCTCTACCCGCTCACCGGACGCGGGTGGGAACGGCCCTACGTCACCGCCGGACTCACCCTCTACGACTCGATGGGCGGCACGCGCTCGATGCCGCGGCACAAGCAGCTGACCCGCAGCGGCGCGCTGAAGCTGGCACCGGCCCTCAAGCGGGAGTCGCTGACCGGCGGGCTCCTCTACTACGACGCACAGACCGACGACGCCCGGCACACGCTCACGACGGTCCGCACCGCAGCCGCCTACGGGGCCACCGTCATCAGCTCCACCCGGGTGACGGGGCTCCTCCGGGCGGGTGAACGGGTCGTCGGCGCCGTCGTCGAGGACGTCGAGACGGGCGAGCGCCAGGACGTCCACGCGTCGGTCGTGATCAACTGCACCGGCGTCTGGACCGACGAGATCCAGGAGATGGCCGGCAGCCGTGGGCACTTCCACGTCCGCGCGTCGAAGGGGGTCCACGTGGTCGTGGCCCGCGACCGGATCAACTCGGAGACGGGCCTCATCCTGCGGACCGAGAAGTCGGTGCTCTTCGTCATCCCGTGGGGCACCCACTGGATCATCGGCACGACCGACACCGACTGGGAGCTCGACCGCGCCCACCCCGCGGCGACCCGCGCCGACATCGACTACCTCCTCGAGCACCTCAACACCGTCCTGAAGGTCCCCCTCACCCACGACGACATCCAAGGGGTCTACGCCGGTCTGCGTCCCCTCCTCTCCGGCGACTCCGCCCTCACCGCCCAGCTCTCGCGGGAGCACGCGGTGGCGCGCCCGCAGCCCGGCCTCATCTCGATCGCCGGCGGCAAGTACACGACGTACCGGGTCATGGCGCAGGACGCCGTCGACGCGGCCCGGGAGGACATCGGCGGCGACGTCAGCGACAGCGTCACCGAGTTCATCCCCCTCTCCGGCGCGGAGGGGTACGTCGCGCTCGTCAACCAGCTCGACCGGCTGGCCCGCAAACAACAGCTTCCCGTCTGGCGGGTCCGCCACCTGCTCGAGCGCTACGGCTCGCTCGTCCACGAGCTCTTCGCCCTGGCCGAGGACGACCGGAGCCGGTACGAGCCGGTCCCCGGCGCAGAGGAGTACCTCAAGGCCGAGATCGTCTATGCCGCGACGCACGAGGCCGCGCTCCACCTCGACGACGTCCTCACCCGGCGCACCCGGATCTCGATCGAGACCCCGCACCGGGGTGTCGACAGCGCCCGGGCCGTTGCCGAGCTCGTCGCGCCGGCGCTGGGCTGGGACACCGGCCGCATCGAGGCGGAGGTGGCCGCCTACGTCGCCCGGGTCGAGGCCGAGCGGGAGTCGCAGCAGGAGCTGGTGGACTCCGAGGCGAACGCCGAGCGGCTCAGCGCCCCCGACCCCCGCCGGATCCCGGCCAGCAGGCAGTAGGCCCGGGTGTGAGCACGCACCGGCGGTTGCTCGTCGCGCTCGGCGCGGCAGTGACCCTGATCGTCGCGGCGTGCAGCGCGGGCGAGCCGAACGGCGTCGTCCCCGGACCTGTCGGCACCGCCGACACCACCGCCACCACCACCGGCACTGGAGGGGCAACGTCGCAGCCCACCACCGCCCCGCTGCGGGCCGGTGAGAAGCTCACGCGAGTGGTCATGTCCGCCGGCTACCTGCCCCGGGCGCCGCATGGCGGCACCGATCGGGGTGACCCGGTCCTGAGGCACGCGCCCGCTCAGGCGTACGGGTTGAGTCGTGAGGACATCTGATCCTGCTCCTGACGTTGCGGTGCTGGTTCTGGCTCGACCAGCCCAGGTCCGGCGACTGGTCCCCGACAGCCCTGCTTGAGCCACGTGACGGCGTCAGCGGTGCGACGATGGCGACGTGGCCGATGTCGACATCCCGGAAGTCACCGACTTCCTCGCAGAGCACGCCCCGTTTGCGGCGGTCCCCCGCGAGGACCTGGAACAGCTCGGCCGGCGCCTCACGGTCCGCTACGCCCGCCGGGGCACGCACCTGATGAGCGTGGGCAAGGGGAACGACGAGGTCTTCGTCGTCCGCTCCGGCGCGGTGCAGATCACCGACGAGAACGGCTCCCTCGTGGCACGGGGCGGGGAGGGGACCGGCTTCGGGACGACCGCGCTCGGCGGACGGCCCTCCCGCTTCGACGTCGTCGCGATCGAGGACAGTCTCCTGCTCGTCATGGCGTCCGACGTCTTCACCGAGCTCGCCGACCGTCAGCCCGTCGTCCGGGACTTCTTCTCGGAGCAGCGAGCGGCGCGACTCAGGCACGCCTTGGTGTCCTTCCCTCAGCAGGACCGGCACAGCGCGATTCTCCAGACCCGACTGCGTGACCTGCTCCGTCGTGCGCCGATCACGACGACCGGCGAGACCACCATCCGCGAGGCTGCCGAGCTGATGGCCCGCGAGCAGGTCTCGTCGCTGCTCGTCGTCGACGGCGAGCGCCTGACCGGCATCGTCACCGACCGGGACCTGCGGACCCGGGTGCTGGCCGCCGGCCTCGAGACCACTCGGCCGGTCAGCGCCATCATGACACCGGACCCGGTGACCTCCTCCCCGGACGACCTGGCCATGGAGCTCGTCCTGCAGATGACGTCCCGCAACATCCACCACATGCCGGTGGTGGAGGGCGACCGGCCGCTCGGCATGCTGACGAGCACCGACCTCATGCGGCTCGAGCGCGCCAACCCGATCCACCTCGTCGGCGACGTGGCCAAGGCGAAGGACCTCGACGCACTGGTGCTCCTCAGCCAGCGGCTGCCCCGGATCATCGACCAGCTCGTCCACGAGGACGCCACCGCCGACGGCATCGGGCGCATCATCACCGCCGTGGGCGACGCCATCGAGAAGCGCCTCCTCACCATGGGCGAGCAGCTCCTCGGCCCCGCGCCGGTGCCCTACGCCTGGATCGTCCTCGGGTCCCAGGCGAGGCTCGAGCAGGGTCCCGGCAGCGACCAGGACAACGCACTCGTCCTCGCCGACGAGGTGCGGCCGGAGCAGCTCGCGTGGTTCGAGTCGCTCGCCTCGTTCGTCGGCGACGGGCTCGTCGCGTGCGGATACCCCCCGTGCCCCGGCGGCATCATGGCCAGCAACCCCGAGTGGCGCCGGCCCCTCCACGAGTGGAAGCGGATGTTCGCCCGGTGGATCAACGAGCCGACTCCGGACGCGGTCCTGCGGTCCGCGATCTTCTTCGACCTCCGGCTGCTCCACGGCGAACGCACTCTGGTGGAGCCGCTCCAGGCCCAGGTCTCCGCGACGGCTCGTCAGAGCGGACGGTTCCTCGCCCACCTGGCCCGCAACGCCGCGCGCAACGAGCCCCCGCTCGGCTTCTTCCGCGGCTTCGTCCTCGAGCGCAAGGGGGAGCACAAGGACACCGTCGACCTCAAGCGGGGCGGCTTCCACGCCATCGTCGAGATCGCGCGGGTCCAGGCGCTCTCGCGCGGCCTCCCCCAGGTCAACACGCTGGCTCGGATCAGCGCCGCCGCCGGGGCCGGAGCCCTCGCAGCCGAGACCGCGGCCGACCTCCACGACGCCTTCGAGTTCATCCGCTACGTCCGGCTCGTCCACCAGGCGCGCCAGCTCCGGGAGGGCCACGAGCCCGACAGCTTCGTCTCCCCTGACGAGCTGAGCAGCTTCGAGAAGCGCCACCTGAGGGACGCCTTCCACATCGTCCGGTCTGCTCAGCAGACCGTCGTGCAGAGCTATCCGCTCGGGTTCGTCACGTGATCCGGTCGCTCCTGGGGCCGGAGCGACGACGATCACGCCTGGCCGAGCAGGCCCCGGATGGACCCGTCCGCGAGCTGCTCACCACCCCCCAGCCGACCGCGGGCACCGACGTCAAGGACCTGCGGCTGCTCGCCGTCGACCTCGAGACGACCGGCCTGGACCCACGCACGGACCACATCCTCACCGTCGGCTTCGTCCCGGTCGACGGCCTCGTCATCGACCTGTCCGGCGCGACCCAGCTCCTCTGCCGGGCCGAGGGCGACGTCGGCCAGAGCGCCGTCGTGCACGGCATCACCGACGACGCCCTGGCGGGTGGCCTCCCCCTCGCGGACGTGGTCGACCGGGTGGCCGCCGCGCTGCGGGGACGGGTCCTGCTGGCCCACCATGCCGTCATCGAGCGGGAGTTCCTCGCGGCGGCGTGCGAGCGGACGCACGGCGTCCCGCTGCCCATGGAGGCGGTCGACACGATGCAGCTGCAGGCGCGGGTCCTCGGCAGCCAGAGCGGAGCCGACCTCCCCCCGGGAGCGCTGCGTCTCGGCACGGCCAGGGCCCATCTGGGACTACCCCGCTATGCGGCGCACCAGGCCCTCACCGACGCCTTGGCCTGCGCAGAGCTCTACCTCGCGCAGGTGGCCCGGCTCAGCGGCGGGCAACCGATGTCCCTCAAGGCGCTTCAGCGCTGACGCGCCGCCTCCCCCCGCCCCCGTCGGCCCCGGCCGGTTTCCCGGCTCGTCTCCCGGCTCGTCTCCGAGCCGAGCGGGGCCTGGGGCCGTCCGTCATCGGTGGGGCCGAGACCCCCTTGGCAGGACGGGCAGTAGAACATCGTCCGCTCCCGCGTCGCCGGCCCGATGAGCGCGACGCGCACGGTCGTCCCGCAGCGTCGGCAGGGGCGGCCGCTGCGGCCGTGCACGTAGGTGGTCTCTCCCTTGGCCAGTGATCCCGTCGCCGACTGGACGGCGTCCCGGCGTCCGGCGTCGATGAGCCGGTGGGCCCGGTCCACGACCTCCTCGAGCGCGGGTCGGCCGAGGGTGGACGCGTCCGCCCACGGGTGGAGGCGCAGCGCGAAGAGGGTCTCGGCGGTCCACAGCGTCCCGAGCCCGGCCAGGTTGCGCTGGTCGAGCAGGGCCTCGCCGATCGGCACGGCGCACGCGGCCAGATGGTCGACGGCGCGGTCGGGGTGCCAGTCGTCGCCGAGCAGGTCCGGACCGAGGTGACCGACGAGGTCTGCCTCCCGGGAGGTCTCGACGAGGTCGAGCATGCCGAGCCGCAGCCCGAGCGCCGTCCAGTCGGCCGTGGCGAGGAGGGCTCGCAGGTGCGGAGAGCGACGCCAGCCCGGCTTGAGGCGGGGGGTCGGCTCGATCCGCCACTGGCCCTCCATCCGCAGGTGCGAGTGGAGGGTGAGCCCACCCTCCAGCCGGTGCAGGAGGTGCTTGCCGCGGCTCACCACCTCGAGCGTGCGACGTCCGCGGAGGTCGGCCGTCGCGAGCGTGGGCCAGCGCAGGTCGGACTCGACGACCTCCCGCCCGGCGAGCGCCTGGTCGAGCCGGTGCGCGGTGCGCCACACGGTGTCACCCTCCGGCACGTCGCTCTCCCTTCCACGCCTCAGGTGTGCAGTCCATCATGGGCGAGGCACCGGTTCGCCGCACTCGGCCACCCCGAGCGCAGGGCCGCCGCACCAGCAGGTCACCGGCGCAGGCGCAGCCCTCTCGGGGTCATGTGGAAGCCGGCCTCGGACAGTGCAGCGACGAGGGGGTGGTCGGACCCGAGCACCGGCGCGCCGTCGGCCTTCTCGACCGTGAGCCGCCCGAGCGCGCCCTCGCGCACGGCCAGGGCGAGGGCGTCCGCCGCGGCCTGGAGGGTCGCGGGGTCCTCGGCCCAGCACAGCATCGTCCTGCCACCTCGCTCGACGTAGAGCACGAGCGCGCCGTCGACGAGGACGACGAGCGCGCCGGCCTTGCGGGCCGGTTGGTGTCCCTTGCGGGCCGGGAGGTCGGCGGCTCCGTCGGTCGGCCGGTCGGGCCAGGCCAGGGCCGCCCCGTAGGGGTTGGCCGGGTCGCTCGCGGCGAGCACGAGCGCACCGGACGGCGAGTCAGGTCGTATGCCGCTGGGCTGGCTTCCCGGGACCAGCCGCCCCATCGAGCGGAGCCGGTCCACGGCGCCCGTCGACCCGAACTGTGAGGCGCCCAGTGACTCGACGAAGTAGCCCCGCCTGACCCTGCCGGCCTCCTCCGCGGCGGCGAGCACCCGGTAGACGGCGGCGAACCCGCCGGGCACCTCCTCCGAGACCACGGAGCCGCGGGTGAGCACCCCGTAGCGGTCGAGAAGCAGCTCGGCCGTCGTCACCGCCCGGACCGTGGGATCGGACTCCGGGGTGGGCAGGAGCGTCCAGCGACCGACTCCGGTGGGCGGTGCGGATCGTTCCGGAGGCAGGGCGGACAGCGACCCGCGCAGCGAGCCGAGCCGGCCGAGTGAGCCGCGCCGCCCGGCGTAGCGGGCCGAGCGAGGGGCGGTCGCGGTGCGTCTGTGGGCGGTGCGGCCCCCCGACAGCAGCGCCCGTAGCGGTGCGACGGTGTCGTTGGTGACCCGCCCGGACCAGAGCAGCGACCACACGGCGTCGAGGACCTCGCCGTCACGCAGGTCGGCCCCGGCGGCGCGGACCCGCTCGGTCAACGGGTGGAAGAACCAGGCACCGCCGCCGGCCAGGGCTTCGAGGACGGCGTCCTCAGCGTCGGTCAGGTCGGTCGGCGGTGGCGGCGCCAGGGTGAGGTGGGCCGTGTCGGCCAGGTGCAGGCTGACCCAGCCGTCGTCCCCGGGAAGCGAGCCGTGGCCGCGCCAGACGACCTCGCCGGAGCTCATCACCTCGTCGAGGAGGGCCGGCCGGTAGTCGGCGACCCGGGCCGGCAGCACGAGGGTCTCGAGGGCGCTGGCGGGGACGACGGCGCCGGTGAGCTGCTCGACGGCGCGCAGGAGTCCTTCGCGCCCGCGCTGCCCGCTCCCGATGCCCTGCCACTGCGGGAGGAAGCGGGCCAGGTCCCCCTGGCCCACGGGCTCCACCTCGTGGCGCAGGGCGGCAAGAGAGCGTCGCCGCAGGAGCCGCAGCACCTCGGCGTCGCAGAACTCCGCCCCGTGTCCACCGCCGCTCTCCGTGGGCAGGAGCTCGCCCTCGACGACCCGGCCGGCCGAGACGAGGCGCCGCAGGGCGTCGTGGACGACGGCCGGACCGAGCCCCCACCACTCGGCGACCGTGTGCACGGTGAAGGGTCCATGGGTCCGCGCGAACCGGGCCACGAGGTCACCGAGCGGGTCGGGCACGGACTCGAGGAAGACCGTCGGCACTCCCACCGGCAGGGCCGTGCCCAGGGCGTCGCGGAGGCGTCCGGCATCCTCGACGGCGGCCCACCGATCCGCACCGGCGACCCGGACGGCGATGACCCGACGCGCCGCCTCCAGCGACTGCAGAGCCGCGACCACCCCGGAGG is a genomic window containing:
- the glpK gene encoding glycerol kinase GlpK encodes the protein MDYVVAIDQGTTSTRAMVFDRAGSIVAMDQREHRQIFPRAGWVEHDPLEVWENTRAVVGGALGKANLDAKRIVAVGITNQRETTVVWDRATGRPVHNAIVWQDTRTQAICDELAGAVGPDRFAERTGLPLATYFAGPKIRWILDHVDGARDRAEGGELLAGTMDTWILWNLTGGPDGGVHVTDVTNASRTLLMDLRTLAWDEAIAAEMRVPVAMLPEIRSSSETYGTCQPGILLDVPVAGILGDQQAATFGQACLEPGMAKNTYGTGNFMLLNTGEEIVPSANGLLTTVCYRLGSAAPVYALEGSIAVTGSLVQWLRDNLGLIRDAAEVETLAASVDDNGGAYFVPAFSGLFAPHWRPDARGALVGLTRFVNRGHLARAALEATAFQTREVLDAMNADSGVPLTELRVDGGMVVNDTLMQFQADLLGVDVVRPRVAETTALGAAYAAGLAVGYWSGPSEVTANWGEDRRWSPSMDPAERARLYRNWKKAVQRTLDWVDADTP
- a CDS encoding immune inhibitor A domain-containing protein — its product is MNRLVRRALPLGVVLAVTAVAPVYAAGVTGPTGPGGTSGAAAGAAQGPNGESRSGPQRTDNRMDPLTSNQLELKQKALEARLSGKAKGKAYEAAKGQYVQLQREGEGALWTVLGEFDDLEHNQIPEPDRAVNNTTMWRTDFDRQSYVDLLFDDSKGANSMRNFYIEQSSNRYTVHGDVTDWIQVPGEAASYDDDIDNPAGGNAVWYFLEDSVNGWYDAQVAAGKTPAEINEYLSQFDVWDRYDYDGDGNFDEPDGYIDTFQSVHAGEGNEAGGGVLGDAAIWSHSWYAFYGDIGVTGPANNKLGGIQIGDSDIWVGKYTIQPENGGVGVFTHEYGHDLGLPDLYDTSGGENGTGFWTLMSSGSWMGDGTEDIGSKSSHMGAWEKFQLGWLNYEVARAGARSAHRMGPMEFNTRQAQGLFVVLPTKAVTEQIAEPYAGEKFYFSGSANNLNNKMYRTFTLPAGASLSAMVNYGIEEGYDYASVIVSTDGGTTWATVPTNLSNSSVKAGGIDGFSDGWVELTADLSAYSGDVLLGFGYNSDGGVNEAGFMVDEINVTGSPIDGAEADAGWTFNGFRITTGTESKEYSQYYVAEYRTYRGYDSTLKTGPYYFGYPDMPDYVDHFAYQDGLLINLWDTSQPDNNVSEHPGQGLLLPIDAHYQALYRVDNDVWRNRIQTYDATFTLAPTDGIPNIHHGGVLSPVSSLPAVPVFDDRTTYYDPANPGGSVMNPNTGTQIRIVKINPTGFMQVEVRPAK
- a CDS encoding glycerol-3-phosphate dehydrogenase/oxidase, translated to MTTPVRLDADYRSAAWRRLAGKHFDVLVVGGGITGAGVALDAATRGLATALVEQRDFASGTSSRSSKLFHGGLRYLEQMNFDLVREALRERDLTLKTIAPHLVRPVSFLYPLTGRGWERPYVTAGLTLYDSMGGTRSMPRHKQLTRSGALKLAPALKRESLTGGLLYYDAQTDDARHTLTTVRTAAAYGATVISSTRVTGLLRAGERVVGAVVEDVETGERQDVHASVVINCTGVWTDEIQEMAGSRGHFHVRASKGVHVVVARDRINSETGLILRTEKSVLFVIPWGTHWIIGTTDTDWELDRAHPAATRADIDYLLEHLNTVLKVPLTHDDIQGVYAGLRPLLSGDSALTAQLSREHAVARPQPGLISIAGGKYTTYRVMAQDAVDAAREDIGGDVSDSVTEFIPLSGAEGYVALVNQLDRLARKQQLPVWRVRHLLERYGSLVHELFALAEDDRSRYEPVPGAEEYLKAEIVYAATHEAALHLDDVLTRRTRISIETPHRGVDSARAVAELVAPALGWDTGRIEAEVAAYVARVEAERESQQELVDSEANAERLSAPDPRRIPASRQ
- a CDS encoding putative nucleotidyltransferase substrate binding domain-containing protein, which gives rise to MADVDIPEVTDFLAEHAPFAAVPREDLEQLGRRLTVRYARRGTHLMSVGKGNDEVFVVRSGAVQITDENGSLVARGGEGTGFGTTALGGRPSRFDVVAIEDSLLLVMASDVFTELADRQPVVRDFFSEQRAARLRHALVSFPQQDRHSAILQTRLRDLLRRAPITTTGETTIREAAELMAREQVSSLLVVDGERLTGIVTDRDLRTRVLAAGLETTRPVSAIMTPDPVTSSPDDLAMELVLQMTSRNIHHMPVVEGDRPLGMLTSTDLMRLERANPIHLVGDVAKAKDLDALVLLSQRLPRIIDQLVHEDATADGIGRIITAVGDAIEKRLLTMGEQLLGPAPVPYAWIVLGSQARLEQGPGSDQDNALVLADEVRPEQLAWFESLASFVGDGLVACGYPPCPGGIMASNPEWRRPLHEWKRMFARWINEPTPDAVLRSAIFFDLRLLHGERTLVEPLQAQVSATARQSGRFLAHLARNAARNEPPLGFFRGFVLERKGEHKDTVDLKRGGFHAIVEIARVQALSRGLPQVNTLARISAAAGAGALAAETAADLHDAFEFIRYVRLVHQARQLREGHEPDSFVSPDELSSFEKRHLRDAFHIVRSAQQTVVQSYPLGFVT
- a CDS encoding exonuclease domain-containing protein, yielding MIRSLLGPERRRSRLAEQAPDGPVRELLTTPQPTAGTDVKDLRLLAVDLETTGLDPRTDHILTVGFVPVDGLVIDLSGATQLLCRAEGDVGQSAVVHGITDDALAGGLPLADVVDRVAAALRGRVLLAHHAVIEREFLAAACERTHGVPLPMEAVDTMQLQARVLGSQSGADLPPGALRLGTARAHLGLPRYAAHQALTDALACAELYLAQVARLSGGQPMSLKALQR
- a CDS encoding Fpg/Nei family DNA glycosylase, producing MPEGDTVWRTAHRLDQALAGREVVESDLRWPTLATADLRGRRTLEVVSRGKHLLHRLEGGLTLHSHLRMEGQWRIEPTPRLKPGWRRSPHLRALLATADWTALGLRLGMLDLVETSREADLVGHLGPDLLGDDWHPDRAVDHLAACAVPIGEALLDQRNLAGLGTLWTAETLFALRLHPWADASTLGRPALEEVVDRAHRLIDAGRRDAVQSATGSLAKGETTYVHGRSGRPCRRCGTTVRVALIGPATRERTMFYCPSCQGGLGPTDDGRPQAPLGSETSRETSRETGRGRRGRGEAARQR